In Onthophagus taurus isolate NC chromosome 6, IU_Otau_3.0, whole genome shotgun sequence, a genomic segment contains:
- the LOC111427691 gene encoding hyaluronan mediated motility receptor-like, protein MSFPRAKLQRFNEIPTCSPSPADYNPIQKQRAWSVLSACSATTDRFSDNASVTSNGSSVFRTPNVVERKKPISIKMSTKLFNTTDKEMLEAKIVECSNKDAYIKDLAEQIEELKVQISDLRQQEDEIELEKTKYERNLMDVKGKQEEELEKLKHSHTEILNSLRIKLRKRSEEFTSLRDEYRNIKQEQQTTLEGLLKDLNQMGEEFNVKATEIYNAEIVSRENKIKQKEIEIEKITEDMKILEKNNNEEIKKIKELHAAEISKVEEEMLQIITSSEKLLDQLKSGHELELKEIEKKHTTEILKVKRDHSDLIKSLMDQKVADLQQLEEDYQLKKDQIEKETKQLIQQTETLWKNTLKEQEEKSNLTFKNLQQKSESKIIEIELEKNKLKQELADAKYELKELKELCITEEKFKLLQINYEKELEFLKSKRVDLEIQIEAVENELAQLVNTSRSYQVTLDKTRETVKAISKRLLNSDRDVELLKKELESREQICLNLEDECNRRLDEIENLNKINAELEEKQERFIAISNKEIEAIKKDYECKVKSYKNLIDETERNNKEFLSHRIKCLQESKEAFDLQQVLNNEAQNGIKTVNEKITNLEQVNINLKEENDELTCELKEKKGAVKELLVENESLDANLNTKMKENEILKRECLTNINEDSVEELKKQLFELQEVCDNLQNYCEYYKSKVEEYEKEIQDAKIIEKNYNDQTKKYEDLQKRFYQLQDEHNKQKQKIEEYDNLIGPYKEQLEAFEDERKQLISQKTDAEMKVAEISTKYAEILGHQNTKQKINHMVDLKTKIQCLEKANKDMEAKVRKQAKTIEQLKSDQTKYSKNKENNLNSPCDRYLSPLRDRN, encoded by the exons ATGTCTTTTCCACGTGCCAAATTGCAACGGTTCAACGAAATTCCTA CTTGTTCACCATCTCCAGCTGATTACAACCCCATCCAAAAGCAACGTGCGTGGTCCGTTCTTTCTGCATGTTCAGCAACAACAGACCGATTTTCAGACAATGCATCAGTTACATCTAATGGTTCTTCAGTGTTTCGAACG ccAAATGTTGTTGAGAGAAAAAAGCCAATATCAATCAAAATGTCCACAAAACTTTTTAACACAACTGATAAAGAAATGTTGGAAGCAAAAATTGTGGAGTGTAGCAATAAAGATGCTTACATAAAAGATTTGGCTGAGCAAATTGAAGAACTAAAAGTACAAATCAGCGATTTACGCCAACAAGAAGATGAGATTGAGTTGGAAAAAACCAAATATGAAAGGAATTTAATGGATGTGAAAGGTAAACAAGAAGAGGagttggaaaaattaaaacattcccatacagaaatattaaattcgttaagAATTAAGCTTAGGAAACGTTCGGAGGAGTTTACAAGTTTAAGAGATGAATACAGAAATATAAAACAGGAACAACAAACTACATTGGAGggtttattaaaagatttaaatcaaATGGGCGAAGAGTTTAATGTAAAAGCAACAGAAATATATAATGCAGAAATTGTTTCAAGAGAAAATAagattaaacaaaaagaaattgaaatagaAAAGATTACAGAAGACATGAAGATTTtagagaaaaataataacgaagaaattaaaaaaattaaagaactaCATGCAGCTGAAATTTCAAAAGTAGAAGAGGAAATGTTGCAAATTATAACATCAagtgaaaaattattagatcAATTAAAAAGTGGACACGAATTAGAACTTaaagaaatcgaaaaaaagCATACAACAGAAATTTTGAAGGTTAAAAGAGatcattcggatttaattaaatcattaatgGATCAAAAAGTGGCTGATTTACAACAATTAGAGGAggattatcaattaaaaaaagatcaaatcgaaaaagaaaCCAAACAGCTCATTCAACAAACTGAAACTTTATggaaaaatacattaaaagaGCAAGAAGAAAaatctaacctaacttttaaaaatctcCAACAAAAAAGTGAATcaaaaatcattgaaattgaattagaaaagaacaaattaaaacaagaattaGCTGATGCAAAATACGAATTAAaggaattaaaagaattgtgtataactgaagaaaaatttaaattattacaaatcaattatgaaaaagaattggagtttttaaaatcgaaacgCGTCGATTTAGAAATTCAAATAGAAGCGGTAGAAAATGAATTAGCTCAACTTGTTAACACCTCACGTTCTTATCAAGTTACTTTAGATAAAACACGGGAAACTGTTAAAGCAATTTCAAAGAGATTGTTGAATTCAGATAGAGATGTGGAACTCTTAAAGAAAGAATTGGAGAGTCGGGAACAAATTTGTTTGAATTTGGAGGATGAATGCAATCGTCGTCTGGatgaaatagaaaatttaaacaaaattaacgcCGAATTAGAGGAGAAACAAGAAAGATTTATCGCCATTTCCAACAAAGAAATTGAGGcgattaaaaaagattatgaGTGTAAAGTTAAGAGTTACAAGAATCTTATTGATGAGACTGAGCGAAACAACAAAGAGTTTCTTTCCCACAGAATTAAATGTTTACAAGAAAGTAAAGAGGCTTTTGATTTGCAACAAGTTCTAAATAATGAAGCTCAAAATGGTATTAAAActgtaaatgaaaaaataaccaatttagaacaagttaatattaatttaaaggaAGAAAATGATGAATTAACCTGTGagttaaaagagaaaaaggGCGCTGTAAAAGAGCTTTTAGTTGAAAATGAGTCATTAGATGCAAAccttaacacaaaaatgaaagaaaacgaaatattaaaacgagaatgtttaacaaatattaatgaGGATAGTGtcgaagaattaaaaaaacaactttttgagTTACAAGAAGTGTGtgataatttacaaaattattgcGAATATTATAAATCGAAAGTTGAGGAATacgaaaaagaaattcaagacgctaaaattattgaaaaaaattataatgaccaaacaaaaaaatacgaagacttacaaaaaagattttatcaaTTACAAGACGAAcacaacaaacaaaaacaaaaa attgaAGAATACGACAATTTAATTGGACCATATAAAGAGCAATTAGAAGCTTTTGAAGATGAAAGAAAGCAgttaatatcacaaaaaacGGACGCCGAAATGAAAGTGGCTGAAATAAGTACGAAATATGCCGAAATTTTGGGACATCAAAACACAAAGCAAAAGATCAACCACAtggttgatttaaaaacgaaaattcaaTGCTTGGAAAAA GCGAATAAGGATATGGAGGCAAAGGTCCGCAAACAAGCGAAAACCATCGAACAGTTAAAAAGTGACCAAActaaatattccaaaaacaaagaaaataatttaaattctcCCTGCGATCGTTATTTAAGCCCATTACGTGATagaaattaa